The DNA region TGGGCCGGCCGAACTGCTCGCGCCCCTTCGCGTACTCCAGCGCCGCCTCGAAGCAGGCGCGCGCGGCACCCATCGCGCCCCACACGATGCCGTAGCGGGCGTGGTTGAGGCAGCTCAGCGGGCCGCGCAGGCCGCTGACCCCGGGCAGCACCGCGTCGGCGGGCAGCCGTACCCCGTCCAGCACCAGCTCGCTGGTGACCGAGGCGCGCAGGCTCCACTTGTGGTGGATCTCCGGCGCGGAGAAACCGGGGGTGTCGGTCGGCACGACGAAGCCGCGCACACCGTCGTCGGTCCGCGCCCAGACCACCGCCACGCCCGCGACCGACCCGTTGGTGATCCACATCTTGCGGCCGTCGAGCACCCAGTCGGAACCGTCGCGCCGGGCCCGGGTGCGCATGCCGGCCGGGTCGGAGCCGTGGTCGGGCTCGGTGAGGCCGAAGCAGCCGATCACCTCGCCCTTGGCCATCTCCGGCAGCCACCGCTCGCGCTGCTCCGGGGAGCCGTAGCGGTGGATGGCGTACATCGCCAGCGAGCCCTGCACCGAGACCAGGGAGCGGATGCCGGAGTCCGCGGCCTCCAGCTCCAGACAGGCCAGCCCGTACTGCACCGCGCTCGCGCCCGCGCAGCCGTAGCCGGTCAGCGGCATGCCGAGGGCGCCGATCGCGCCCAGCTCGCGGGCGAGTTCGCGGATCACCGGCAGCCGCCCGGACTCGTACCATCCGGCGACCTCCGGCAGCACCCGGTCGCGGGCCCAGCGCCGCACGGTGTCGCGGATCGCGAGGTCCTCGGGGCCGAGCAGGTCGTCCAGGCCCAGCGGGTCGTACGGGTCGAAGACAGCAGTCAT from Actinacidiphila sp. DG2A-62 includes:
- a CDS encoding acyl-CoA dehydrogenase family protein; its protein translation is MTAVFDPYDPLGLDDLLGPEDLAIRDTVRRWARDRVLPEVAGWYESGRLPVIRELARELGAIGALGMPLTGYGCAGASAVQYGLACLELEAADSGIRSLVSVQGSLAMYAIHRYGSPEQRERWLPEMAKGEVIGCFGLTEPDHGSDPAGMRTRARRDGSDWVLDGRKMWITNGSVAGVAVVWARTDDGVRGFVVPTDTPGFSAPEIHHKWSLRASVTSELVLDGVRLPADAVLPGVSGLRGPLSCLNHARYGIVWGAMGAARACFEAALEYAKGREQFGRPIGGFQLTQAKLADMALELHKGILLAHHLGRRMDAGSLRPEQVSFGKLNNVREAIEICRTARTILGANGISLEYPVMRHATNLESVLTYEGTVEMHQLVLGKALTGIDAFR